The Trichocoleus sp. FACHB-46 genome has a segment encoding these proteins:
- the proC gene encoding pyrroline-5-carboxylate reductase encodes MSAKFGLIGGGVMGEALLSRLVAQKIYQPSEVIVSEPHPPRRDFLAQQYGVAVTSENEVAFEATEIVLLAVKPQVFDAVAVKLAPKLTGRDRLPIVLSILAGVPLHKLEAAFPACPVVRAMPNTPATVGAGMTAIAPGKLAQPVHLEQARTIFGSVGEVVEVPENLIDAVTGLSGSGPGYVAIAIEALTDGGVAAGLPRAIAAKLALQTVLGTAQLLHESGMHPAELKDRVTSPGGTTIAGIAQLEQAGFRSALIQAVTKACDRAKELGS; translated from the coding sequence TTGTCTGCAAAATTTGGTTTAATTGGCGGCGGGGTAATGGGGGAAGCTCTGTTATCCCGCCTCGTCGCTCAAAAAATTTATCAGCCTTCAGAAGTCATTGTCAGTGAGCCACACCCACCGCGACGTGATTTTTTGGCACAACAATATGGTGTTGCTGTGACTTCAGAGAATGAAGTCGCTTTCGAGGCAACTGAAATTGTGTTGCTGGCGGTTAAACCGCAGGTGTTTGATGCTGTTGCGGTTAAGCTAGCTCCCAAACTGACAGGACGCGATCGCCTCCCGATTGTGCTTTCTATCTTGGCGGGGGTGCCGCTGCACAAGTTAGAAGCTGCTTTCCCTGCATGCCCAGTCGTGCGCGCCATGCCTAATACACCTGCCACTGTGGGAGCGGGAATGACCGCGATCGCCCCTGGGAAATTAGCTCAGCCTGTTCACTTAGAACAAGCTCGAACTATTTTTGGGTCTGTGGGCGAAGTGGTAGAGGTGCCAGAAAATTTGATCGATGCGGTAACGGGGCTCTCTGGTTCTGGACCCGGTTACGTGGCGATTGCGATAGAAGCCCTGACTGACGGTGGGGTAGCGGCAGGATTACCACGGGCGATTGCAGCGAAGTTAGCTTTGCAAACGGTCTTAGGTACAGCGCAGCTTCTACATGAATCGGGAATGCATCCAGCAGAGCTGAAGGATCGTGTCACCAGTCCAGGAGGCACAACGATCGCTGGGATTGCTCAATTGGAGCAAGCAGGATTTCGCTCGGCTTTGATTCAAGCTGTGACCAAAGCCTGCGATCGCGCCAAGGAGCTAGGCAGCTAA
- a CDS encoding (Fe-S)-binding protein yields MQTSDSLVPQSNHSSSAPPSNQRPATLADFQGFDEHHPPDPKLIDACVHCGFCLTTCPSYRVLGTEMDSPRGRIYLMDAIEEGKAPLSEASVQHFDTCLGCLACTTACPSGVQYDKLIAAMRPQIERNYSRSLPDRLLRHLIFSLFPYPERLRLLLGPLGIYQKSGLQKLVRSLGWLKQISPQLAAMESLLPQVSLKSFQNSIPTLIPAQGQQRYRVGMILGCVQRLFFPDVNEATVRVLTANGCEVVVPPTQGCCSALPAHQGQEQQAQAIARQMIDSFEGTNVDFIIINAAGCGHTLKEYGHILQDDPLYREKAKAFASKVRDVQEFLVTVGLTATLSPLQEQPLTLVYHDACHLLHGQKISVPPRQLLQQIPGVQLREPIDGALCCGSAGVYNMLQPEVAAELGQQKAQNLLATGAQMIASPNPGCSLQIKKHMPDAGKDLAIMHPIELLDYSIRGVQL; encoded by the coding sequence ATGCAAACTTCAGACTCTCTTGTTCCTCAGTCAAACCATTCATCCAGCGCCCCCCCCAGCAACCAAAGGCCTGCCACTCTAGCCGACTTTCAGGGCTTTGATGAGCATCATCCGCCTGATCCCAAACTGATTGACGCTTGCGTACATTGTGGTTTCTGCTTGACCACTTGCCCTAGTTATCGAGTTTTGGGAACAGAAATGGACTCGCCCAGAGGCCGTATCTATCTAATGGATGCGATCGAGGAGGGCAAAGCACCATTATCTGAAGCTTCGGTGCAGCACTTTGATACTTGCTTGGGTTGCCTTGCTTGCACCACAGCCTGTCCCTCGGGCGTGCAGTACGACAAACTGATCGCGGCGATGCGGCCCCAAATTGAGCGTAACTATTCGCGATCGCTACCTGACCGCTTACTGCGACACTTGATTTTCTCGCTATTCCCTTACCCAGAACGCCTGCGGTTACTGCTAGGCCCCTTGGGAATCTACCAAAAATCTGGGCTACAAAAACTCGTGCGCTCCTTAGGCTGGCTGAAACAGATCTCGCCTCAACTGGCGGCAATGGAGTCGTTGCTGCCCCAAGTTTCCCTCAAGTCATTTCAGAACTCGATCCCGACTTTGATTCCCGCTCAAGGACAACAGCGCTACCGAGTCGGCATGATTCTCGGCTGTGTCCAGCGTTTGTTCTTCCCCGATGTCAACGAAGCCACGGTGCGAGTGCTCACAGCCAATGGGTGCGAAGTTGTCGTGCCCCCCACGCAAGGTTGTTGCTCCGCGCTTCCTGCTCACCAAGGTCAAGAACAGCAAGCTCAAGCGATCGCTCGGCAAATGATCGATAGCTTCGAGGGCACGAATGTTGATTTCATCATTATTAACGCAGCAGGCTGCGGCCATACCTTGAAGGAATACGGTCACATTTTGCAAGATGACCCGCTTTACCGCGAGAAAGCCAAAGCTTTTGCTAGCAAAGTTAGAGATGTGCAGGAGTTTCTCGTCACGGTTGGCTTAACAGCTACACTTTCTCCGTTGCAGGAGCAACCTCTAACCTTGGTTTACCACGATGCTTGCCATCTCTTGCATGGGCAAAAAATCAGCGTGCCGCCGCGCCAACTTTTACAACAAATTCCTGGAGTGCAGTTGCGCGAGCCTATTGATGGAGCTCTATGTTGTGGCAGCGCTGGAGTCTACAACATGCTGCAACCTGAAGTGGCTGCCGAACTCGGTCAGCAGAAAGCTCAAAACTTGCTCGCTACAGGCGCACAAATGATCGCCTCACCCAATCCTGGCTGTAGCTTACAAATCAAGAAGCATATGCCAGATGCGGGTAAGGACTTAGCGATCATGCACCCGATTGAACTACTCGATTACTCAATTCGAGGTGTGCAGCTTTAG
- a CDS encoding FAD-binding oxidoreductase: MAAIPTEDYANAPRLDAPIEELTSIVGAENIRSYGELSEPWQQAIAQAVAPGTQISGVVYPGTSAELAEVVRQAAEHQWGILPCGNGSKLGWGGLGSDITLVVSTQRLSKVIEHAVGDLTVTAEAGTKFADLQALLAKAGQFLALDPAYPETATLGGIVATSDAGSLRQRYGGVRDMLLGLSLVRADGAIAKAGGRVVKNVAGYDLMKLISGSYGTLGILTQVTFRLYPLQTNSGTVILTGEAEAIAQAIQTLLHSALTPTALDVLSTATVTNLQIGKGMGLVARFQSMASSVKAQIDRVLELGQTLSLSSHLYADTDEQQLWQRLAASTSADSSEPIVCKIGVKPAEAIAVLAQTEAITSQTAAGLIHASSGLGKLYLDSQATSPATLLELRTLYQAHGGFLSVLQAPIAVKQEFEVWGYAGNGLDLMRRLKHQFDPKNLLSPHRFVGGI; the protein is encoded by the coding sequence ATGGCAGCAATTCCTACGGAAGATTATGCAAATGCACCTCGTCTCGATGCTCCGATCGAGGAACTCACTTCTATTGTGGGAGCAGAAAACATCCGCTCTTATGGAGAACTGTCTGAACCATGGCAGCAAGCGATCGCCCAAGCCGTCGCTCCCGGAACGCAGATTAGCGGTGTGGTTTATCCCGGCACTTCAGCAGAGCTAGCCGAAGTTGTGCGTCAAGCTGCTGAACACCAATGGGGCATTTTACCTTGTGGGAACGGCAGCAAGCTCGGCTGGGGAGGACTGGGGTCAGACATTACCTTGGTGGTCAGCACTCAACGGCTCAGCAAAGTGATCGAGCATGCAGTGGGAGATCTAACCGTTACCGCTGAAGCGGGCACGAAGTTCGCTGACCTACAAGCCCTCCTAGCCAAGGCAGGCCAGTTTCTAGCCCTTGATCCGGCTTATCCGGAAACAGCAACGTTGGGGGGTATCGTCGCCACTAGTGATGCTGGTTCACTGCGGCAACGCTACGGTGGTGTGCGAGATATGCTGCTGGGTCTTTCTTTGGTGCGGGCTGATGGAGCGATCGCCAAAGCTGGTGGGCGCGTGGTGAAAAATGTGGCAGGATATGACCTGATGAAGCTGATCAGCGGCTCCTATGGTACTTTGGGCATCCTCACCCAAGTCACGTTCCGCCTGTATCCCTTGCAGACAAATTCGGGAACGGTGATTTTGACCGGAGAGGCAGAGGCGATCGCTCAGGCCATCCAAACCCTCCTCCATTCCGCCTTAACTCCCACTGCCCTGGATGTTCTCTCCACTGCTACGGTCACCAATCTGCAAATTGGCAAAGGCATGGGCTTGGTGGCGCGTTTCCAGAGCATGGCCAGCAGTGTCAAAGCTCAAATAGATCGGGTACTAGAACTGGGGCAAACGTTGAGTTTATCCAGTCACTTATATGCCGATACTGATGAACAACAGCTTTGGCAGCGCTTGGCAGCATCCACGTCCGCAGATTCCTCAGAACCCATTGTTTGCAAAATTGGGGTCAAACCTGCCGAGGCGATCGCGGTCTTAGCACAAACCGAGGCCATCACCTCCCAGACAGCCGCAGGGCTAATTCATGCCAGCAGCGGGCTAGGGAAGTTGTATTTGGACAGCCAAGCCACCTCTCCCGCTACCTTGCTAGAACTACGGACCTTGTATCAAGCTCACGGGGGTTTCCTTTCAGTGCTGCAAGCGCCTATCGCCGTCAAGCAGGAGTTCGAGGTTTGGGGCTACGCTGGTAATGGGCTTGATCTCATGCGGCGGCTGAAACATCAGTTTGACCCCAAAAATCTTTTAAGCCCCCATCGTTTTGTCGGCGGTATCTAG
- a CDS encoding PAS domain-containing protein has translation MPLNPQALPVNPLELVIDRCPLRVTPQTPVLEVARLMSVSDRLLSSPALPEPCALVMESGRLVGLVTAQQILCLMVSDMSLPGLCVAEVMGEPPLVLQEAEATAWTTVGALLPQPQTQYLVITDEREQIIGVATLERLCLALLSYPQENQCLEQKWATVMAQVRDGQPRPTQGAPQPLETALQIARAELENQFEERTAALRQASDELIAEIVHHRRTEVQLSRRTFELKTIFQAFPDLYFQVDVDGTILDYHANDHDDLYVPPKEFLGKRMRDVLPASVTKEVQAAIDRVVVTRTLVAVEYSLPWQDTHRHFEARILPFLDQKMLVIVRDISDRIRAEAALRKSEATTRALLAAIPDLMIRMNSAGDYLDFLPAKNFKTVVSSTGWQKKNVYEVMPPAIAQERMFYVERALQTGMTQVYEFELCLEGETFTEEARIAVSGEDEVLVIVRDITDRKQAEAALKAQKEFLCHVIDTVPNLIFVKDWQGRFTLVNQTLANMYGTNVEDLLGKTDADFNPNSTEVAQFLQADREVILRMQDKVIPEETVTDANGRTFWFQTIKKPLLSPDGKAYQVLGVATDITAHKQAEVDLQLLNEALELKVQKRTNALQAVNEQLLTEITERQRAEEQIKLSLREKEVLLKEIHHRVKNNLQVISSLLKLQAGSIKEYHVLEILKESQNRVRAMALLHEKLYQSEDLAKVNFAEYVHSLVANLFRSYGVKSQTITAKINVQDVLFDIDAVIPCGLIINELISNSLKYAFPENQKGEVSVELVSTEAGECQIVVSDNGVGLPKELDFYHTESLGLQLVCMLTEQLEGRIELDRSSGAVFRISLKPIK, from the coding sequence ATGCCGCTCAACCCCCAAGCCCTCCCCGTCAATCCTCTAGAGCTTGTAATCGATCGCTGTCCTCTGAGGGTGACGCCTCAAACTCCGGTGTTGGAGGTGGCAAGGTTGATGAGTGTGAGCGATCGCTTGCTGTCTAGCCCTGCCTTACCTGAGCCTTGCGCCCTAGTCATGGAATCAGGCCGACTGGTTGGACTTGTGACTGCTCAGCAGATCCTGTGTTTGATGGTGAGTGATATGAGTCTGCCAGGACTTTGTGTCGCCGAAGTCATGGGCGAGCCACCGCTGGTACTTCAGGAAGCAGAAGCCACCGCTTGGACCACTGTAGGGGCTTTATTGCCACAACCGCAGACTCAATATTTGGTGATCACAGATGAGCGAGAGCAGATTATAGGAGTGGCTACCCTGGAGCGTCTCTGCTTAGCTCTGCTGTCCTACCCGCAAGAAAACCAATGTCTAGAGCAGAAATGGGCAACCGTCATGGCCCAGGTACGAGATGGACAACCGCGGCCTACTCAAGGAGCGCCTCAACCTCTAGAAACCGCGTTACAGATTGCTAGGGCAGAACTAGAAAATCAATTTGAGGAGCGAACCGCAGCGCTAAGACAGGCCAGTGATGAACTGATTGCTGAAATTGTCCATCATCGTCGCACAGAAGTTCAGTTGTCTCGTAGAACTTTTGAGCTAAAAACAATTTTTCAAGCCTTTCCTGACCTCTACTTTCAAGTTGATGTCGATGGCACCATTCTGGATTACCACGCGAACGATCATGATGACTTGTATGTGCCGCCAAAAGAATTTCTTGGCAAAAGAATGCGAGATGTTTTGCCCGCTTCTGTCACCAAGGAAGTACAAGCTGCGATTGATCGGGTAGTAGTTACTCGCACTTTAGTTGCAGTCGAGTATTCTCTGCCCTGGCAAGATACCCATAGACATTTCGAGGCGAGAATTCTGCCTTTTCTTGATCAAAAAATGCTGGTGATTGTCCGTGACATCAGCGATCGCATTCGAGCAGAAGCCGCATTACGTAAAAGTGAGGCTACAACGCGAGCTTTGCTAGCAGCAATTCCAGACTTGATGATTCGCATGAATAGTGCTGGAGACTACCTCGACTTTCTGCCTGCTAAAAATTTCAAAACCGTTGTATCGAGTACAGGTTGGCAGAAGAAAAATGTTTATGAAGTCATGCCACCTGCGATCGCTCAAGAGCGGATGTTTTATGTTGAGCGAGCTTTGCAAACAGGGATGACTCAAGTTTATGAATTTGAGTTGTGCTTAGAAGGAGAAACATTTACAGAAGAAGCTCGGATTGCCGTGAGCGGAGAGGATGAGGTTCTAGTCATTGTACGAGACATTACCGATCGCAAGCAGGCAGAAGCCGCCTTAAAAGCGCAAAAAGAATTTCTTTGCCATGTGATTGATACGGTGCCTAACTTGATTTTCGTCAAGGACTGGCAAGGACGATTTACGCTGGTTAATCAAACATTAGCCAATATGTATGGTACTAACGTAGAAGATCTGCTGGGCAAAACCGACGCTGACTTTAACCCGAACTCAACAGAGGTAGCGCAATTTCTGCAAGCTGATCGAGAAGTGATTCTTCGCATGCAGGATAAAGTTATCCCAGAAGAAACAGTAACTGATGCTAACGGACGAACTTTTTGGTTCCAAACTATTAAGAAGCCATTGTTGTCACCGGATGGCAAAGCTTACCAAGTGCTAGGAGTAGCCACAGATATTACAGCTCACAAACAAGCAGAAGTAGATCTACAGCTATTAAATGAAGCTTTGGAGCTAAAAGTTCAGAAGCGGACTAATGCTTTGCAAGCAGTTAATGAGCAACTGTTAACGGAAATCACTGAGCGTCAGCGAGCAGAAGAGCAAATAAAGCTATCTTTGCGAGAAAAAGAAGTTCTACTCAAAGAGATTCACCATCGGGTCAAAAATAACCTACAAGTAATTTCTAGCTTGCTTAAGCTACAGGCTGGCTCTATTAAAGAGTATCATGTTCTAGAAATTCTCAAGGAAAGCCAAAACCGTGTCAGAGCAATGGCTTTGCTGCATGAAAAACTTTACCAATCTGAAGATTTGGCTAAGGTTAACTTTGCTGAATACGTGCATAGTTTAGTCGCTAACTTATTTCGGTCTTATGGCGTTAAATCGCAAACCATTACGGCGAAAATTAATGTTCAAGATGTTTTGTTCGATATTGATGCCGTAATTCCTTGTGGTCTCATTATCAATGAGTTGATTTCCAACTCCTTGAAATATGCTTTCCCTGAAAACCAAAAGGGTGAGGTCAGTGTTGAGTTGGTGTCAACTGAGGCTGGAGAATGCCAAATAGTCGTGAGTGATAATGGAGTGGGTTTACCAAAAGAGCTAGACTTTTATCATACGGAGTCTTTAGGCTTGCAACTAGTCTGCATGCTCACTGAGCAATTGGAAGGCAGAATTGAGCTCGATCGCAGCTCTGGGGCAGTTTTTAGGATTAGCTTAAAGCCAATAAAATAA
- a CDS encoding ATP-binding protein, whose product MSTKILVVEDEKIIAFDIQKSLESSGYSVPAIVSSGEQVIEKIPEVEPDLVLMDIILKGDLDGVKTAEIVRDRFDIPVVYLTAHADETTLKRAKISDPFGYILKPFEDRELVTTIEIALSRHRAESATRKALQQEKELSELRSRFVSVVSHEFRNPLSTILFSTELLEKYQSRLSEAKRLTYLQRIQAAVKRMSQLLDNVLAIGATDAGKLICNPTPSDLNQFCLDLIEELQFSTNTNCVISFNNHDFPEPFTAGTHLPCLDTKLLQHILINLLSNAIKYSPTGSKINFDLYYQPEAAILRIQDHGMGIPVADQAQLFSPFHRGTNVSNIAGTGLGLSIVKQCVESHGGTVQVVSEVGMGTLFTVTLPLSYSLAHSSAPYA is encoded by the coding sequence ATGTCTACCAAAATTCTAGTAGTTGAAGACGAAAAAATAATCGCTTTTGATATTCAGAAAAGTTTAGAGAGTTCAGGATATAGCGTTCCTGCGATCGTTAGTTCTGGAGAGCAGGTGATTGAGAAAATTCCTGAGGTTGAACCGGATCTAGTTCTAATGGATATTATTCTCAAAGGTGATCTTGATGGAGTTAAAACCGCAGAAATTGTTCGCGATCGCTTTGATATACCCGTAGTTTACTTAACCGCTCATGCTGACGAAACTACCCTTAAAAGAGCAAAAATATCAGATCCCTTTGGCTACATTTTGAAACCTTTTGAAGATCGAGAACTAGTTACTACGATTGAAATCGCCTTGTCTCGGCATCGGGCAGAGTCAGCAACTCGTAAGGCTTTACAACAAGAAAAAGAACTTAGCGAACTCAGATCGCGATTTGTTTCTGTGGTTTCTCACGAGTTTCGCAATCCACTCAGCACAATTTTGTTTTCCACAGAGCTATTGGAAAAATATCAAAGTAGACTTAGCGAAGCGAAAAGATTAACTTATTTACAGCGAATTCAAGCAGCTGTAAAGCGTATGAGTCAGTTACTAGATAATGTTTTAGCCATTGGCGCAACAGATGCCGGAAAACTTATCTGTAACCCTACTCCCTCAGATCTCAATCAATTTTGTCTTGATCTAATTGAAGAACTGCAATTTAGTACTAATACTAATTGTGTGATTAGCTTTAACAATCACGATTTTCCAGAACCATTCACCGCTGGTACGCATCTGCCTTGCTTAGACACGAAGTTACTCCAGCATATTTTAATTAACTTGCTGTCAAACGCGATCAAGTATTCTCCTACAGGAAGCAAAATAAACTTCGACTTATACTATCAACCAGAAGCGGCTATCTTGCGGATTCAAGATCATGGCATGGGTATTCCAGTCGCAGATCAAGCGCAGCTTTTCAGCCCCTTTCACCGTGGTACTAATGTGAGTAACATCGCAGGGACTGGACTTGGGTTATCTATTGTTAAACAGTGTGTTGAGTCTCATGGTGGTACGGTCCAAGTTGTCAGCGAGGTAGGGATGGGGACCTTATTCACAGTCACGCTTCCGTTGAGTTATTCCCTCGCTCATTCATCAGCTCCCTATGCGTAA
- a CDS encoding response regulator, protein MRKILVIEDEQPFREAVLELLEVEGFQAIGAENGQIGVRLAQENLPDLVLCDIQMPDIDGYSVLRELRQNSLTATLPFIFLTARGGRDELRQGMNLGADDYLIKPCTSAQLLNAIATRLNKQEALKQQAQTQLDDLRNNITVALPHELHTPLNGILGLSQVLIDEYQGIERGEILEIAKDIYLSAERLYQLTQKFLLYAELELIATNPARLQELQKDVTPCSKAAIASAAMQVVEQAGRQTDLQLDLEELSVWMAEFRLKKVVEELVDNACKFSLAGTPIRLSTTHGMTTQNQQAVVLSVSDQGRGIPSEEIANLGGYMQFERKIYEQQGAGLGLAIAKRLVELHQGELAIESILGKQTTVRVVLPLEKLNP, encoded by the coding sequence ATGCGTAAGATTTTAGTGATTGAAGATGAGCAACCGTTTCGTGAGGCGGTTTTAGAGCTTTTGGAGGTGGAGGGTTTCCAAGCCATTGGGGCAGAAAATGGTCAAATTGGCGTGCGCTTGGCCCAAGAAAATTTACCTGATTTGGTCCTTTGCGATATCCAAATGCCTGATATCGATGGATACAGTGTTTTAAGGGAGCTTCGACAGAATAGCCTCACGGCGACTCTCCCTTTCATTTTTCTCACAGCTAGGGGAGGCAGAGACGAACTGCGTCAAGGTATGAACTTGGGAGCAGATGACTACCTGATTAAACCTTGTACCTCAGCGCAGTTGCTCAATGCGATCGCGACTCGGCTAAACAAGCAAGAGGCTCTGAAGCAACAAGCCCAAACTCAATTAGACGATCTCCGAAACAACATCACCGTAGCCCTGCCCCACGAACTGCACACTCCTTTAAATGGAATTTTGGGCCTCTCACAAGTGCTGATCGATGAGTATCAGGGAATCGAACGTGGGGAGATTTTAGAAATTGCCAAAGATATTTACCTCTCTGCGGAGCGTCTATATCAACTCACTCAAAAGTTCTTGCTGTATGCCGAACTAGAACTAATTGCCACCAATCCAGCCCGCTTGCAAGAGTTGCAAAAGGATGTAACGCCTTGCTCTAAGGCGGCGATCGCCAGCGCTGCAATGCAGGTGGTAGAGCAAGCGGGTCGGCAAACGGATCTTCAGTTAGACCTAGAAGAACTGTCAGTGTGGATGGCAGAGTTCAGACTGAAAAAAGTTGTCGAAGAGTTGGTAGACAACGCTTGCAAATTTTCCCTTGCCGGAACTCCGATACGTCTAAGTACAACTCATGGAATGACAACGCAGAACCAGCAAGCCGTTGTATTGAGCGTTAGCGATCAAGGGCGTGGAATACCGTCTGAGGAGATCGCCAACTTAGGTGGATATATGCAGTTTGAGCGTAAAATTTACGAACAGCAGGGAGCAGGCTTGGGTTTAGCGATCGCTAAACGCTTGGTTGAGTTACACCAAGGCGAACTGGCGATCGAGAGTATTCTGGGCAAACAAACAACAGTTCGAGTTGTTTTACCGCTAGAAAAGCTCAATCCCTGA
- the glcD gene encoding glycolate oxidase subunit GlcD — protein MITRDKTQDWSMVIKQFEAVVGKNGVVRRPEELLVYECDGLTSYRQRPAIVVLPRTTEEVAAIVKICDRQRLPFVTRGAGTGLSGGALPTENCVLIVTALMRKILRVDLANQRIVVQPGVINSWVTQAVSGAGFYYAPDPSSQIVCSVGGNVAENSGGVHCLKYGVTTNHVLGLKLVLPDGSIVEVGGEVAETPGYDLTGLFVGSEGTLGIATEITLRILKQPEAVRVLLADFTNVEAAGAAVSDIISAGIIPGGMEIMDNLSINAVEDVVATGCYPRDAVAILLVEVDGLEVEAAASSQRVEAICRHNGARSVTIATDPEQRLKLWKGRKAAFAAAGKLSPDYYVQDGVIPRTKLPFVLQEIEALSQKHGYKVANVFHAGDGNLHPLILYDNSIPGELERVEELGGDILKLCVEVGGSISGEHGIGADKRCYMPNMFTPTDLETMMWVREVFDPQRIANPDKIFPTPRTCGEAARVETSKQFSGIELF, from the coding sequence ATGATCACCCGTGACAAAACTCAGGACTGGTCAATGGTGATCAAACAGTTTGAAGCCGTAGTGGGTAAAAACGGTGTTGTTCGTAGACCCGAAGAGTTGCTGGTTTACGAATGTGATGGCCTCACCAGCTATCGGCAACGTCCAGCCATAGTGGTCTTACCTCGGACTACAGAAGAAGTTGCCGCCATCGTTAAGATTTGCGATCGCCAGCGCTTGCCTTTTGTTACTAGAGGCGCAGGTACAGGGTTATCGGGTGGCGCTTTACCCACCGAGAATTGTGTCCTCATCGTCACGGCGCTGATGCGAAAAATTTTGCGAGTTGACTTAGCCAATCAGCGGATTGTGGTTCAGCCCGGAGTCATCAATAGCTGGGTGACGCAAGCCGTCAGCGGTGCAGGATTTTATTATGCCCCCGATCCCTCCAGCCAAATCGTCTGTTCTGTAGGCGGCAACGTAGCTGAGAACTCTGGAGGAGTTCATTGCCTCAAATATGGTGTGACGACCAATCACGTTCTCGGTCTCAAGTTGGTCTTGCCCGATGGCTCGATTGTTGAAGTCGGTGGAGAGGTGGCCGAGACTCCCGGTTACGACTTGACGGGGCTGTTTGTAGGTTCCGAAGGTACCTTAGGCATTGCCACAGAGATTACGCTAAGAATTTTGAAACAACCAGAAGCTGTCCGGGTTTTGCTGGCAGACTTCACCAATGTCGAGGCGGCAGGTGCCGCCGTTTCTGACATTATTAGTGCTGGCATTATCCCTGGTGGTATGGAGATCATGGATAACCTCAGCATCAATGCGGTGGAGGATGTGGTGGCGACAGGTTGCTACCCTCGTGATGCAGTGGCTATTCTTTTAGTCGAAGTGGATGGTTTAGAAGTGGAAGCGGCGGCGAGTAGCCAACGAGTGGAAGCGATTTGTCGCCACAATGGAGCACGCAGCGTCACGATCGCTACTGACCCAGAACAACGCCTGAAATTGTGGAAAGGGCGTAAAGCGGCATTTGCAGCGGCGGGTAAGCTTAGCCCAGATTATTATGTTCAAGATGGCGTCATTCCCCGCACCAAGCTTCCCTTCGTCTTGCAAGAAATTGAAGCGCTCAGTCAAAAACATGGCTACAAAGTCGCCAATGTATTCCATGCTGGAGACGGAAATTTACATCCTTTGATTCTCTACGACAACTCCATCCCTGGCGAGCTGGAGCGGGTTGAAGAATTAGGCGGGGATATTCTCAAGCTTTGCGTGGAAGTGGGGGGCAGCATTTCCGGAGAGCACGGCATTGGGGCCGATAAACGCTGCTACATGCCTAATATGTTTACCCCTACCGATTTAGAAACGATGATGTGGGTGCGTGAAGTGTTTGATCCGCAACGCATCGCCAACCCGGACAAAATTTTTCCAACCCCTCGCACCTGTGGAGAGGCAGCGCGAGTAGAAACGAGCAAACAATTCTCAGGGATTGAGCTTTTCTAG
- a CDS encoding Coq4 family protein, which translates to MQDLRTEVVLKLAQIINPQIRASEKFLLDIEFLRQLPDGTLGREVAQFLDQNGFDPLNSGDWIQRTHDIWHVLTGLSASEHDEFVLQAFVRSQVFRPSSAILVIAGLLTRKCNLKEVAQSIKTGRLAKHIVEWDIESDWETPLELVRQKLGIVPLTAYSMK; encoded by the coding sequence ATGCAAGATTTACGCACAGAAGTGGTCTTAAAATTGGCCCAAATTATCAACCCCCAAATTCGCGCTAGCGAAAAATTTTTGCTAGACATAGAGTTCTTGCGTCAATTACCCGATGGCACCTTAGGCCGAGAAGTTGCTCAGTTTCTCGATCAAAATGGGTTTGATCCCCTCAATTCAGGAGATTGGATTCAACGCACCCACGATATTTGGCATGTGCTCACAGGGTTATCTGCTTCAGAACATGATGAGTTCGTGCTGCAAGCGTTTGTTCGCAGTCAAGTGTTTCGGCCTTCTAGCGCGATCTTGGTCATTGCTGGTTTACTGACCCGTAAATGCAACTTGAAAGAGGTGGCCCAAAGCATCAAAACAGGTCGGTTAGCTAAACATATTGTTGAGTGGGATATTGAGTCTGACTGGGAAACCCCTCTAGAGTTGGTGCGACAGAAGCTCGGCATTGTGCCCTTAACGGCTTATTCAATGAAGTAA